Genomic window (Pseudomonas sp. MM211):
GGCCGTAACCCGGCTGCCACGGCACGGGAATCAAGGTCGACAGATCGCCTTTGGCCATGAAGTCCGGCCCATGGGGCTCCATACCCATGCCGCAGATGGCGAAGCCAGCGAACCCTGCCCCAGCTTCCGCCACCGCTTCGAGGCCCGACACCGGCACCGACTTGGTCTTGGCCGAGCCATGGATATCCACGAACTGGGCAAGCACATACTTGATCGCGTGTTTCTCGATGACCCGCTGGGTTTCGCTTGGCAACATCATGTGCCTCCTGTCGACTCGATGATTATTCCGATTAGGAAATTAACTTTCCCAATAAGAATGCAATCAACTTGCCAATTTTCAGCACAACGCATGCGAGCCAGCTGCCGCGCGGGTTTTCTTCTATCCGCAGAGGAAAAATGCTTTCATAGCAGGAATCTCACACCGCCCGGCGTGCACCGTTGCGAAGCAGCCTGATCATTCCTGGTGCGAATTTATTATTCATAATTAGAAAATGGCCTCGCATGAGCAAACCGACAGATATCCCACCCCGCCTGAAACTAGAGCAATACCTGGGCATGCAGATTCGCCGTCAGCGCCAGGCTCAGGAACTGAAGATCGCCGAAGTCGCGCGCATCGCCGGCATCAGCCAGGGCATGCTCAGCAAGATCGAGAACGCCCAGGTATCCACCAGCCTCGATACCCTGAGCCGACTGTGCGATGTGCTGGGCATGCCGATGTCCAAGCTGTTCAGCCAATACGATCAGCAAGGTAGCGGTGCACTGCTGGTGAAGTCCGAAGAAGGCCTGGAAGTGGTGCGCCGCGGTACCGAGAAGGGTCACACCTACCATCTGCTGAACCATACCCGCGGGCCGAAGAAGAGCTTCGAGGCCTATATGGTCAGCATGGACGATGCCAGCGAGGAGTTTCCGACCTTCTCTCACCCAGGTACCGAGTTCCTGCACCTGCTCGAAGGTGAACTGGTCTATCGCCACGGCAACCAACTCTACGCCATGCAGGCCGGCGACAGCCTGACCTTCGACGCTGAAGTCCCCCACGGCCCGGAACAGCTGGTGCAGGTTCCGATCCGCCTGCTGTCGATCATGAACTACGGCAAGGAGTGAAGGCCGAGTTCATTCGGCGGCTATAAGGCGCAAGCGGCCATCTGCTGCGGGGTTCGATCTGATCGTTCCTCACGCTCCGCGTGGGAATGCCTGCAGGGACGCTTTGCGTCCGATGTCGAGGCCTTGCGGGCGCAGAGCGCCCTGGATTGGGCTCCCACGCTGGAGCGTGGGAGCCATCATCAGGCGGAAGCGGACGGTGAGCAGGGCTTTTGTGGGAGAGGCTTTAGCCTCGATTTTGCCTAGCTAGGCGTAAAGAGCTCGCGGCTAAAGCGGATCGCCGCCCGGCCCCTCCCACGAGATCGCGACCGGCCGCTTTCGCACGTCGCACTCAACGCCCTTCTTCCAGCGCGCCCTCCAGGTCGAACAGAGCTGGTTGGCTGATGGCGCCATACCCCTTCCGTTTTCTCGCCTCAGAGACGAACCCGCGACCTGGCTGCGGACTGGCGCCGGGAACAGCGATGACGTCCTCGCCATTATCCTCGTGACCACATCCTATAAATTCCTGTGGGGATAAATAAATTCTCCACAGGCATGGACACGAACAAAACATTCGCTTATAAAAATCACCATCAAGAAAATTAGATTCGTCACAAGAAAATATTTTTATAGACGAACCACGCATTTACCCATGAAGAATTCCCTGCCGCCGACCCTTCAGAGGATCCGACATGCAGCACGCCCAGAATCAGTACGTGATCAAGATCAGTTGCCCGGCCACGTCGGGCATCGTCGCCGCGGTGGCGTCCTTTCTTGCCGAGCATCAGTGCTACATCAGCGAGATGTCGCAATTCGACGACGAGGTCAGCAGCACCTTCTTCATGCGCGCGGTATTCCGTTTCAACACCGGCGTGACCGATGACCTGGCGAAGATCGAGGAAGGCTTTGCCGCGGTGGCCAGCGCCTTCGAGATGACCTGGGGCCTGTACAGCACCAGCAAGCCCACGCGCGTACTGTTGATGGTCAGCAAGTTCGACCATTGCCTGGCGGACCTGCTCTATCGCCATCAGAAGGGCGAGTTGAACATGGAGATCACCGCCATCGTCTCCAACCACCTCGACCTGCGCCCCATGGCCGAGCGCGAGGGCATCCGCTTCATCTACCTGCCGGTGACCAAGGACACCAAGACCGGGCAGGAAGCCGAGCTGATGAAGATCGTCGATGAAACCGGCACCGACCTGGTGGTGCTGGCGCGCTACATGCAGATTCTTTCCAACAACCTGTGCAAGCAGCTGGCTGGCCGGGCGATCAACATCCATCACTCCTTCCTGCCCGGCTTCAAGGGTGCCAAGCCTTACCACCAGGCGTTCGAGCGCGGCGTGAAGCTGATCGGCGCCACCGCCCACTACGTCACCTCGGATCTCGACGAGGGCCCGATCATCGAGCAGGAAGTGCAGCGCGTGGATCACGCCCTGAGGCCTGACGATCTGGTCGCCATTGGCCGCGATACGGAAACGGTGGCGCTGTCGCGAGCGGTGAAATATCACATCGAGCACCGCGTGTTCCTCAATGGCGACCGCACGGTGATCTTCCGATGAGCCCGTTGATCGACGGCAAGGCCGCGGCCGCCCGCGTACTCGCCGACGTACGGGCAGAGGTCGAGCAGTTGCACGCTCAGGGCGTCGAGCCGGCGCTGGCCGTGGTGCTGGTCGGTGACGATCCTGCCAGCCACGTCTACGTGCGCAACAAGGTGCTGCGCGCCGGTGAAGTCGGCATTCGCTCGCTCGAATATCGCCTGCCGGCCGAAGCCAGTGCCGCCGAGGTCCTGGACGTGGTCGGCGCGCTGAATGCCGACCCGGCCGTGCACGGCATCCTGGTGCAGTTGCCACTGCCCACACACATCGACGAAGTACGCGTGCTGCAAGCCATTGACCCCAGTAAGGATGTCGATGGCTTCCATAGCGAGAACGTTGGCGGCCTCAACCAGGGCCGACCGGTGCTGACACCCTGCACGCCAGCCGGCTGCATGCGCCTGCTGCGTGACACCCTGGGCGATCTTTCCGGCAAACACGCCGTGGTGGTCGGCCGCTCGAACATCGTCGGCAAGCCAATGGCCGCGCTGCTGCTGGCGGCCAACTGCAGCGTCAGCGTGGTGCACTCGCGCAGCATCGAGCCGCAGAAGCTGTGCAGCCAGGCGGACATCGTGATCGCCGCCGTCGGCCGCCCGAGAATGATCGGCGCCAGCTGGATAAAGCCCGGTGCCGTGGTGATCGACGTCGGCATCAACCGCATCGAGGAAGACGGCAGAAGCCGCCTGGTCGGGGATGTGGATTTCGCTGCCGTGCAGCCCGTGGCCGCGGCCATCACCCCGGTACCCGGTGGAGTCGGCCCCATGACCATCGCCATGTTGATGCACAACACCGTCCTCGCCGCCCGTCAGCAGACCGGCCAGGCCATTCAGGAGGCTCGCTGATGCCTTTCTCGCTGCTCAAATACGGCCTGTCGTCGGAGTATCCCGTCGAGGTCGACCTGCCCGCACCGAAGGAGCTCAAGTCCTCCTACGACGTGGTCATCATCGGCGCCGGCGGGCATGGCCTGGCCACCGCCTATTACCTGTCGCGGTACCACGGCATCAGCAACATCGCGGTGCTGGAGAAAGGCTACCTGGGGGGTGGCAACACCGCACGCAACACCGCGGTGATCCGCTCCAACTACCTGACCAGCGAGGGCGTGAAGTTCTATATCGAATCGGTACGGATGTTCGAGAACCTCTCCAACGAGTTCGACTTCAACATCATGTACTCCGGCCGTGGCCAGCTCACGCTGGCCCACACCGACGCCAGCGTGCGGGCGTTCCGCCAGCGCGCCGAAGTGAACAAGCACTTCGGCGGGCGTACCGAGATGATCGATCGCCAGCAGATCCGCAAGCTGGTGCCGAGCCTGAATCTGGATCCCGGCCATATTCCGGTGCTCGCCGGCCTCTGGCACATCGACGGCGGCACCGCGCGCCACGACGCCGTGGCCTGGGGCTACGCCAAGGGCGCAGCCAAGCGTGGGGTGGAAATTCACCAGCTCACCGAGGTACAGGACTTCGTCGTCGAGGGCGGGCGCATTCGCGCGGTGAAGACCAACCGCGGCACCATTCAGTGCGGCTGCGTGGTGCAGGCGGTGGCCGGTACCAGCTCGCTGCTGATGAACAAGCTGAATATCAAGGCGCCTATCCACACCTATCCGCTGCAGGCGATGGTCACGCAGCCGTTCAAGCCATTCCTCGATCCGCTGGTGAGCTCCTCGGCCCTGCATTGCTACGTGCAGCAAACCAGCCGTGGCGAGATTGTCTTTGGCGGAGGTTCCGACCCCTACCCGCTGTACAACAGCCGTTCGACCCTGGATCTCAAGGAAAGCCTGCTGGCCTCGGCAGTCGAGATGTTCCCCTTTATGGCCAACGCCAAGCTGATGCGCCAGTGGGGCGGCATCACCGACATGACCCCGGACTACAGCCCGATCATGGGTCTGTCGCCCATCGACGGCTACTACCTCGATGCTGGCTGGGGAACCTGGGGCTTCAAGGCCACGCCGATCTGCGGCAAGACCATGGCCGAGCTGGTCGCCAGCGGCGGCAAGGTTCCGGAGCTGATCGCGCCGTTCGGCCTGGATCGCTTCAGCCGCTTCCAGCAGGTCAACGAAATGGGCGCCACGGCGGCCAGCCACTGACGGGTTACAGCCAATGAAGATCATGACTTGCCCGCTCAACGGGCCGCGCAACATCAGCGAATTCACCTACGGCGGCGAACTCAAGCACATGCCCAACCCGACGACCTGCAGCGTCGCGCAATGGGCCGACTACGTGTTCAACAGCGAGAACCTGCTCGGTGTGGTCACCGAATGGTGGATGCACACGCCGTCGAGCTACTGGTTCCTGGCCGAGCGCCACACCGGCAGCGACGAGATCCTGCGTACCTTCGACCCTCGTGAACTGTTCGACCAGCGTGTCGATTTCGCCGCACCGGAGGCCGCCCAATGAACCGCCTGCCCGCCCCCATGGGGTTGTTGATCGACCGCAACAGACCACTGACCTTCAGCTTCGACGGCCGCTCGTGCCAGGGCTTTGCCGGCGACACCGTGGCCAGCGCTCTGGCTGGCGATGGTCGTTGGCTGCTGTCACGCTCGTTCAAGTACCACCGCCCACGGGGCCCGCTGACCATGGCCGGCCAGGACGCCAATACCCTGGTGCAACTACCGGACGAGCCCAACGTGCTGGCGGACGACCACCCGATCGCTGCCGGTATCAGCGTCACCCCACAGAACGTCAATGGCAGCCTGGAGAAGGACCGCGACGCGATTCTCGGCAAGTTCTCCAAGTTCATGCCGGTCGGTTTCTACTACCGCGCCTTCTACAAGCCCAAGGGCATGTGGAAGCGCTGGGAACCGCTGATCCGCAAGAAGGCTGGCCTCGGCGTGCTCGACCTCAAGTTCGAGCCGACCTATCACGACAAGGCCTACCTGTTCTGCGACCTGGCAGTGATCGGCTCCGGGCCCGCGGGCCTGTCCGCCGCCCTGCACGCGGCCAACGGTGGCGCCAAGGTACTGCTGATCGAACAGAACCCGGTACTCGGCGGCTCGCTGACCTACGCCCGCTTCGGCCTCGACGCCAACGCCGCCATGGGCCTGCGTGAAGAACTGGTCAGTGCGGTGAAGGGCCATGCCAATATCCGCGTGCTCGACCAAGCCCTGTGCAACGCCTGGTTCGCCGATAACTACCTGCCGGTGATCCAGGGCAACCGCCTGTACAAGGTGCGCGCCAGGCAGTGCATCATCGCCAGCGGCTCCTTCGACCAGCCGGTGATTTTCCGCAACAACGACCTGCCGGGCGTGATGCTGACCAGCGCCGCCCAGCGCCTGATGCGCCTGTACGCGGTGAAACCGGGCAAACGCGCGGTGGTACTGACCGGCAACGATGACGGCTACCTGGCCGCCCTCGACCTGTTTGATGCGGGTGTGGAGGTCGCCGCGGTGGTCGACATGCGCGAGCGTATCGACACCCCCGGCCTGGTCACTGCGGTGCAGGCCAAGGGCATTCCCTGTCACGCCGGCCACACCGTGTATGAAGCGCTCGCCGACAAGCACGCGCGCCACATCAGCGCTGTCGACGTCAGGCGTATCAGCGCTCAAGGCAAGGTGGCCGAGGCCAGCACGCGGATCGATTGCGACCTGCTGTGCATGTCCGCCGGTTACATGCCGGTCTACCAGTTGCTCTGCCAGGCGGGCGGCAGCCTGCGTTACGCCGACGAACATGCGGCGTTCTCGATCCATAATCTGCCGAAGATTCTCCGCGTAGCCGGCTCGGTGAACGGCCGCCACGACCTGCAACGGGTAATCGCCGACGGTCAGCGCGCCGCCAGCGAAGCCCTCGTCGACCTCGATCTGGGCGGCGCTCCGGTAGACGGCGCGGACAAGGACGACAGCCGGGTCAACTTCCCCTGGCCGATCTTCGCCCACCCCCAGGGCAAGGAGTTCGTCGACTTCGACGAAGACCTGCAGATCCGCGATATCGTCAACGCCACCCGTCACGGCTACCGCGACGTGCAACTGGTCAAGCGCTTCTCCACCGTCGGCATGGGACCGTCCCAGGGGCGCCACTCGGCGCTGCCCACGGCGCGCCTGGTCGCCGATGCCACCGGTCGTAGCGTCAGCGAAACCGGCGTGACCACGGCCCGCCCGCCCTTCTCGGCAGAGAAGCTCGCGCACATCGCCGGCCGCGGCTTCGACCCCTATCGCCAGACCGCCATGCACCGCCGCCATGTCGAGCTCGGCGCAAGGTTGATGCCCGCGGGCGTCTGGCAGCGCCCGGCGTTCTACGGCAAGGCTGAAGATCGTGAAGCCTGCATGCAGGCCGAGGCCCGCCATGTGCGTGAGAAGGTCGGCCTGATCGACGTGTCCACCCTGGGCGGCCTCGACATCCGCGGGCCGGATGCCGCCGAGCTGCTGGAACGCATGTATACCTTCGGCTTCAAGAAGCTCGCCGTCGGCCGTACCCGCTACGCGCTGATGACCGCCGAGGATGGCGTGGTGATCGATGACGGGGTGGCCTGCCGCCTGGCCGAGCAGCACTTCTACGTATCGGCAACCACCAGCGGCGTGGATCGCGTCTACCGCAGCATGCTCAAGTGGAATGCGCAGTGGCGCCTGAACGTCGACATCGCCAACGTCAGTGCCGCCTTCGCCGCGGTCAACCTGGCCGGGCCGCTGTCGCGCCAGGTACTGGAAAAGGTCTGCAGCGATGTCGACCTTGGCGCTGAGGGCTTCCCCTATCTCGGCGTGCGTGAAGGCAGCGTTGCCGGGGTACCGGCGCGGCTGCTGCGGGTCGGTTTCGTCGGCGAGCTGGGTTACGAGATCCACGTGCCGGCGCGCTTCGGCGAGCACCTCTGGGATGCGCTGATGGAGGCCGGCAAGGCCGAGGGTATCCGCCCGTTCGGCGTGGAAACCCAGCGCCTGCTACGCCTGGAAAAAGGCCACGTGATCATCAGCCAGGACACCGATGGCATGACCCACCCTGCGGAGATCGACATGGGCTGGGCCATCGGCCGCAAGAAGCCGTTCTTCGTCGGCAAACGCACCATCGAGATCCTCGAAGCGCAGCCCCTCAAGCGCAAACTGGTGGGCTTCACCCTGCCCAGGGGCAGTGCCAAACCGCTGGAAGGCCATCTGGTGCTCAAGGGCCCGGATATCAGCGGCAACGTGACGTCCTGCGAGTACTCGGAAACCGTCGGCGCAATCATCGGCATGGCCTACGCGGGCGCCGATCAGGCCGAGCCGGGCATGCAGATTCCAATTCGCGTGGAAGGCGGCGAGGTGGTGCAGGCCAGCGTGGTGAAACTGCCGTTCTTCGATCCACAAACCAAGCGTCAGGAGCTGTGACCATGAGCCTGAATATCCAGGGCTGTGCCGAACGCAGCCCTATCTACAGCCTGTACGGCCAAGCCGAGCTGACCCAGATCGGTGAACGGCTCTTCGTTGCCCGCCACGGCAGCGGTGACGAAACCGAACAACTGCAACGCTGCGCGCTGATCGACCTGAGCAACCTGCCACGGGTCGGTTTCCGTGGCGCCGACAGCGCCAGCTACCTGCAAGGCAGGGGCTATCAGTTACCGGACATGCCCAACCGGGCGCGTGTGCAGGACGGTGACGAGGCGGTGCTGCGGCTGTCGCAGACCGAGTACTTCCTGCTTGGTAGCCTGACCGATGGCGGCGCCCGTATCGCCGCCGAAGAGCAGGCGTGGACGCACAGCGAACAGGCCTGCTATCTGCTGCCCCGTCAGGATAGCCACGCCTGGCTGGCACTGACCGGTGCGCACCTGCCGGAACTGCTGGCCAAGGTCTGCGGCGTAGACCTGCGCGCCGACGCCTTTCCGATCGGCGCGGTGGCACAGACCTCGATCGCGCGCCTCAATGCCATCGTGGTCAATGCCGGCACGGAAGCCCTGCCGATCTTCCACATTCTCTGCGACCGCGCCTCCGCCCACTACCTGTGGGGCGCCTTGCTGGACGCCATGGACGAGTTCGGTGGCAAGCCGGCGGGGATCGAAGCGCTGCAATAAGGCCGATGATCGTTCCCACGCTCCCGCGTGGGAACGCCTGCCAAGGACGCTCCGCGTCCGCTGCTGACCCTGTGACGCACCTGATACTCCCACGCCGGAACGCGGGAGCCATCCATGAAAGAGATTCGCCCATGGCCGCCGATAAAGAAGAGCTGACCGACTACCGCGTCCCCGCGCTGCAACGCGGGCTTGGCATCCTGCAGATGTTCAATGCCAGCGAGCGCAGCCTGAGCAGCAACCTCATCGCCGAACGCCTGGGCGTCAGCGTCTCGGCCATCTACCGCATTCTGGTCACCCTCACCGACATGGGTTACCTGAACAAGCTAGGCACCAACAACTACGAACTTGGCCCCCAGGTGCTGTGCGACGGCTTCGCCTACCTGGCCAGTCGCGACCTGGTGGATATCGCCATGCCGCACCTCAACACCCTTCGCGACCGTACCTCGATGTCCTGCCATCTGGGCATCCGCGAACACACCGAGGTGGTCTATCTGTACCGTGCCTTCGCCGCCCAGCGACTGTCGGTCAACGTGCCGATCGGCACACGCCTGCCGTGCCACGTCACCGCCCTGGGCCGCGTACTGCTCAGCGAGCTGGATGAAAACGCTCTGGCGGGGCTCTACGCACACGTACGCCTGGACGGCTACCCGGCCCCCGCACCGAAGACGTTGCCAGAGCTGCTGCGCATGAGCGACGAGGATCGCGCCCGTGGCTTCGTCCTGCATCGCTCGGACTACTCCACCGCCATCGCCGCTCCGGTACGTGATCACAGCGGGCATATCGTCGCCGCCATCAACCTGTCCGGGCCGGATGCCGTGATGGACGACGAAGCCAATCGCCAGACCCTGCGTGAAACCCTTTTGACCAGCGCGGCCCAGATATCCCGAAGCGCCGGCTACCGGGCGGCATGAATCACCCGGGCTTCACGTGAAACGCTGATTTCTATCGGTGACGTCGTGTCGATAGCGTGGTCTATGCTGGCACAGCAGCCAATAAGCGAACGGCAATGGAATTCGGCATACAGCATTTCTTCGGTTATCTGATCGCGGCGATTCATGGCCTCGGGGCGATAGCTGCCGTGCACGCGATCCTTACCGTACGTACCGCTCAGGGCGCCATCGCCTGGGCGTTGTCGCTGTTCTTCATGCCCTACCTGACGCTACTGCCCTACGTGGTCTTCGGGCGTAGCCGTTTTTACGCCTACATCGAAGCCCGCCGCCAGGTGGACAAACAGATGCACCAGGCCATGGCCGCCCTTGACTGGCGACCGTGGGTTGCAGAAGCCATCGCCGCTGGTGAGTCGGAAGCCTACGGGAAGCTACGCGCCTTGCCGCGGCTGGGTCGCATGCCCTGCCTGGCAAACAATCAGGTGAGCCTGCTGATCGATGGCAAGGCGACCTTCGAGGCGATCTTCCAGGCGCTGGCCGAGGCGCGCCAGGTGATCCTTATCCAGTTCTTCATCGTCCACGACGACAAGCTTGGGCGCCGCCTGCAGGAAGTATTGCTCGAACGCGCAGCTGCCGGCGTGCAGGTGCACTTTCTCTTTGATGCAGTCGGCAGCCATGCCCTGCCGCGGCGCTATATCAAACGGCTGCGCGAAGGCGGTGTATACATGCACGCCTTTCCCACCGGCGGCAGCCTGTTCAATCGCTTCCAGCTGAACTTCCGTAACCACCGCAAGATCGTGGTGGTAGATGGCGAGCGGGGATTCCTGGGCGGCCATAACGTTGGCGACGAGTATCTCGGCGAGAAGCAGAGCCTCTCGCCATGGCGTGACACCCACGTCGAAGTGCACGGCCCGGCCGTGGTTTGCCTGCAGGAATCCTTCGCCGAGGACTGGTTCTGGGCCACACGTAAACTGCCGCCGCTGCTGCTGCCCGAGCGCTATCCGGACGAAGGCATGCTCTGCCAGGTGATCACCAGCGGCCCGGCGGACGCCCAGGAAACCTGCTCACTGCTGTTCGTGGAAATGCTCAACGCAGCCCGCGAACGCATCTGGCTGACCAGCCCCTACTTCATTCCCGACGAAGCGCTGTTCGCCGCGCTGCGCCTGGCCGTGCTGCGCGGCGTGGACGTGCGTATTCTGCTGCCGTCGCGGCCGGATCACCGCATCGTCTATGCAGCGTCCAGCCTGTTCGCGTTGGAAGCGCTGCGCGCCGGGGTGAGGATCTTTCGCTACCTGCCGGGTTTCCTTCATCAGAAGGTCGTGCTGATCGATCAGGATATCGGCGTAGTGGGCAGCGCCAACCTGGATAACCGCTCCTTTCGCCTTAACTTCGAGATCACTCTGGTGACGGTCGACGCAGAGTTCGCCCGACAGGTCGAAAGCATGCTCGAGAACGATTTCAGCCAGTCCCGCGAACTGGTCGGCGCCGACCGCCGCGAGGTGCATCGCCTTCAACAACTGGGCATGCGCGTAGCGCGGCTGATCTCGCCAATACTTTAAGGCTGACGCGGCTTTAGCGCGCCGCAATCGGCCGACACCCAGCGGGCGTCCGACTCCATGCTGCCCTGCTGACGACCGGCACCGCTGTCGAATTCGCCGCTGACCTTGGAGGTGAAGGATTTGTCGTCGAGGAAATGCGCCTCACCCTGCCCCTGACCCTGCGGACAGGTGAAATTGAACACCCAGCGATCGTTGTCGCGCGAGG
Coding sequences:
- the folD gene encoding bifunctional methylenetetrahydrofolate dehydrogenase/methenyltetrahydrofolate cyclohydrolase FolD, whose amino-acid sequence is MSPLIDGKAAAARVLADVRAEVEQLHAQGVEPALAVVLVGDDPASHVYVRNKVLRAGEVGIRSLEYRLPAEASAAEVLDVVGALNADPAVHGILVQLPLPTHIDEVRVLQAIDPSKDVDGFHSENVGGLNQGRPVLTPCTPAGCMRLLRDTLGDLSGKHAVVVGRSNIVGKPMAALLLAANCSVSVVHSRSIEPQKLCSQADIVIAAVGRPRMIGASWIKPGAVVIDVGINRIEEDGRSRLVGDVDFAAVQPVAAAITPVPGGVGPMTIAMLMHNTVLAARQQTGQAIQEAR
- a CDS encoding sarcosine oxidase subunit delta encodes the protein MKIMTCPLNGPRNISEFTYGGELKHMPNPTTCSVAQWADYVFNSENLLGVVTEWWMHTPSSYWFLAERHTGSDEILRTFDPRELFDQRVDFAAPEAAQ
- a CDS encoding sarcosine oxidase subunit gamma, with protein sequence MTQIGERLFVARHGSGDETEQLQRCALIDLSNLPRVGFRGADSASYLQGRGYQLPDMPNRARVQDGDEAVLRLSQTEYFLLGSLTDGGARIAAEEQAWTHSEQACYLLPRQDSHAWLALTGAHLPELLAKVCGVDLRADAFPIGAVAQTSIARLNAIVVNAGTEALPIFHILCDRASAHYLWGALLDAMDEFGGKPAGIEALQ
- a CDS encoding 2Fe-2S iron-sulfur cluster-binding protein produces the protein MNRLPAPMGLLIDRNRPLTFSFDGRSCQGFAGDTVASALAGDGRWLLSRSFKYHRPRGPLTMAGQDANTLVQLPDEPNVLADDHPIAAGISVTPQNVNGSLEKDRDAILGKFSKFMPVGFYYRAFYKPKGMWKRWEPLIRKKAGLGVLDLKFEPTYHDKAYLFCDLAVIGSGPAGLSAALHAANGGAKVLLIEQNPVLGGSLTYARFGLDANAAMGLREELVSAVKGHANIRVLDQALCNAWFADNYLPVIQGNRLYKVRARQCIIASGSFDQPVIFRNNDLPGVMLTSAAQRLMRLYAVKPGKRAVVLTGNDDGYLAALDLFDAGVEVAAVVDMRERIDTPGLVTAVQAKGIPCHAGHTVYEALADKHARHISAVDVRRISAQGKVAEASTRIDCDLLCMSAGYMPVYQLLCQAGGSLRYADEHAAFSIHNLPKILRVAGSVNGRHDLQRVIADGQRAASEALVDLDLGGAPVDGADKDDSRVNFPWPIFAHPQGKEFVDFDEDLQIRDIVNATRHGYRDVQLVKRFSTVGMGPSQGRHSALPTARLVADATGRSVSETGVTTARPPFSAEKLAHIAGRGFDPYRQTAMHRRHVELGARLMPAGVWQRPAFYGKAEDREACMQAEARHVREKVGLIDVSTLGGLDIRGPDAAELLERMYTFGFKKLAVGRTRYALMTAEDGVVIDDGVACRLAEQHFYVSATTSGVDRVYRSMLKWNAQWRLNVDIANVSAAFAAVNLAGPLSRQVLEKVCSDVDLGAEGFPYLGVREGSVAGVPARLLRVGFVGELGYEIHVPARFGEHLWDALMEAGKAEGIRPFGVETQRLLRLEKGHVIISQDTDGMTHPAEIDMGWAIGRKKPFFVGKRTIEILEAQPLKRKLVGFTLPRGSAKPLEGHLVLKGPDISGNVTSCEYSETVGAIIGMAYAGADQAEPGMQIPIRVEGGEVVQASVVKLPFFDPQTKRQEL
- a CDS encoding FAD-dependent oxidoreductase is translated as MPFSLLKYGLSSEYPVEVDLPAPKELKSSYDVVIIGAGGHGLATAYYLSRYHGISNIAVLEKGYLGGGNTARNTAVIRSNYLTSEGVKFYIESVRMFENLSNEFDFNIMYSGRGQLTLAHTDASVRAFRQRAEVNKHFGGRTEMIDRQQIRKLVPSLNLDPGHIPVLAGLWHIDGGTARHDAVAWGYAKGAAKRGVEIHQLTEVQDFVVEGGRIRAVKTNRGTIQCGCVVQAVAGTSSLLMNKLNIKAPIHTYPLQAMVTQPFKPFLDPLVSSSALHCYVQQTSRGEIVFGGGSDPYPLYNSRSTLDLKESLLASAVEMFPFMANAKLMRQWGGITDMTPDYSPIMGLSPIDGYYLDAGWGTWGFKATPICGKTMAELVASGGKVPELIAPFGLDRFSRFQQVNEMGATAASH
- a CDS encoding IclR family transcriptional regulator, encoding MAADKEELTDYRVPALQRGLGILQMFNASERSLSSNLIAERLGVSVSAIYRILVTLTDMGYLNKLGTNNYELGPQVLCDGFAYLASRDLVDIAMPHLNTLRDRTSMSCHLGIREHTEVVYLYRAFAAQRLSVNVPIGTRLPCHVTALGRVLLSELDENALAGLYAHVRLDGYPAPAPKTLPELLRMSDEDRARGFVLHRSDYSTAIAAPVRDHSGHIVAAINLSGPDAVMDDEANRQTLRETLLTSAAQISRSAGYRAA
- the cls gene encoding cardiolipin synthase, which translates into the protein MEFGIQHFFGYLIAAIHGLGAIAAVHAILTVRTAQGAIAWALSLFFMPYLTLLPYVVFGRSRFYAYIEARRQVDKQMHQAMAALDWRPWVAEAIAAGESEAYGKLRALPRLGRMPCLANNQVSLLIDGKATFEAIFQALAEARQVILIQFFIVHDDKLGRRLQEVLLERAAAGVQVHFLFDAVGSHALPRRYIKRLREGGVYMHAFPTGGSLFNRFQLNFRNHRKIVVVDGERGFLGGHNVGDEYLGEKQSLSPWRDTHVEVHGPAVVCLQESFAEDWFWATRKLPPLLLPERYPDEGMLCQVITSGPADAQETCSLLFVEMLNAARERIWLTSPYFIPDEALFAALRLAVLRGVDVRILLPSRPDHRIVYAASSLFALEALRAGVRIFRYLPGFLHQKVVLIDQDIGVVGSANLDNRSFRLNFEITLVTVDAEFARQVESMLENDFSQSRELVGADRREVHRLQQLGMRVARLISPIL
- the purU gene encoding formyltetrahydrofolate deformylase, giving the protein MQHAQNQYVIKISCPATSGIVAAVASFLAEHQCYISEMSQFDDEVSSTFFMRAVFRFNTGVTDDLAKIEEGFAAVASAFEMTWGLYSTSKPTRVLLMVSKFDHCLADLLYRHQKGELNMEITAIVSNHLDLRPMAEREGIRFIYLPVTKDTKTGQEAELMKIVDETGTDLVVLARYMQILSNNLCKQLAGRAINIHHSFLPGFKGAKPYHQAFERGVKLIGATAHYVTSDLDEGPIIEQEVQRVDHALRPDDLVAIGRDTETVALSRAVKYHIEHRVFLNGDRTVIFR
- a CDS encoding helix-turn-helix domain-containing protein, with amino-acid sequence MSKPTDIPPRLKLEQYLGMQIRRQRQAQELKIAEVARIAGISQGMLSKIENAQVSTSLDTLSRLCDVLGMPMSKLFSQYDQQGSGALLVKSEEGLEVVRRGTEKGHTYHLLNHTRGPKKSFEAYMVSMDDASEEFPTFSHPGTEFLHLLEGELVYRHGNQLYAMQAGDSLTFDAEVPHGPEQLVQVPIRLLSIMNYGKE